CGGCGGCGCGGAGGAGCGCCTCTCGTGTAGAATACAGGTACTCGACCCGACGCTCCGCCTCGTCGACGCCGGGGAAGACCACGCGCCCGTCGGGGCGCTTCTCCACGTCGAAAGCGAGGGGGCCGCGGTAGTGCGTGCCGAGCAGAAAGTACCGGAAGCCTTCGGGATCGTTGCGTTCGAAGACGTCGCGGATCGTCACGAAATTGCCGAGCGACTTGCTCATTTTCTCGCTGTCGACGTTCAAGAACCCGCCGTGCATCCACACCTTCGCCAGCTCCGGGCCGTGGGCGGCCTCGCTCTGCGCGATCTCGTTCTCGTGGTGCGGGAACATGAGGTCCATGCCGCCGCAGTGGATGTCGAAGTGCGGTCCGAGGTAGCGCTCCGCCATCGCGGAGCACTCGATGTGCCAGCCGGGCCTGCCCTTCCCCCAGGGGCTCTCGAAGCCGAAGGCCTCGTCGGTCGAGCCCTTCCAGAGGGCGAAATCGAGCGGATCGCGCTTGATGTCGCCGACCTCCACGCGCGCGCCAGACAGCAGCTCGTCGATCTTCCGGCGGGAGAGCTTCCCGTAGCTCGGGAACGAGCGCACGGCGAAATACACGTCGCGCCCCTTGGCGGTGTCGGCCGCGTAGGCGTGGCCCCGCTCGATCAGCGCCGCGATGAGGGTCACGATCTCGTCGATGTGGGTGGAGACCCGGGGCGAGTGATCGGGCGCTTGGCAGCCGAGGCGCGCGAGATCGGCGTCCGCCATGTCGCTCATGCGCCGCGAGAGCGCGAGCGGCTCCTCGCCGTTCTCGGCGGCGCGTCGCACGATCTTGTCGTCCACGTCGGTCACGTTGCGCACGTGCGTCACCCGGAGCCCTCGCGCGCGGAGGTGGCGCACCAGCACGTCGAAGGTGGTGTACGTGCGCGCGTGCCCCGCGTGGGCGAGATCGTACGTGGTGATGCCGCAGACGTAGAGACGGGCCTCGCCAGGCACCGTGGGCTCGAAGGGCTCGAGCTTCTGAGAGAGCGAGTTGTAGAGGCGTATCGACATGGCCGCGCGACTCTACACGAAGCTCGGCCGCGTTCGGCCTCCGAGTGTTCCAGGGGCGTGGTAACCTTCGCCCGGCCATGTCTCCGTCCAGCGCGAGCGTCCGCCTCCGCGTTTTCGTGCAGATTGCAGCCATCTCGGCGGCAGTCCTAGGGAGCGGCGCGCTCGGTTGCGGTGGGGGCCGCTCGTTCGATGCCGGCGTCTTCCGGCAGGGCGAGCACATCGCGTTCCGCGTCCCCGAGCCGCCCGCCAGCTGGCGGCGCCTGGAGATGGCGCAGGCGAGCCTCGCCTTCCGCGACGACGCGGCGGGCGCGAGCGTCCTCGTGAACGCGCAGTGCAAGCGCGCCGACGACGACACGCCGCTCGCGGCGCTCACGAACCACCTCCTCATCGGCACGACCGAGCGGCAGCTCGAGTCGCAGACCGTGGCCCCCTTCGACGGCCGCGAGGCCCTGCAGACCAAGGTCCGCGCGAAGCTCGATGGCGTGCCGTTCGCGTTCGACATCTTCGTGCTGAAGAAGGATGGCTGCATCTACGACTTCGTGCTGGTGGCCCCCGAAGAGAGCGCCGAGGCGAGCCGTCCCACGTTCGAGGGGTGGGTGCGCGGGTTCCGCACGCTGCCCGGCGCGGGGGTCCTGTGAGCGGCCTCGCCGCCACGCCGTCCCCCGGGGGGGACGCGCCTCCGCCTTCTCGCCGAGCCTCGATCGTCGCGCCGCCCGAGCCGCCGAAGCCCGATCGCAAGCTCGAGGCGCTTCAGTTCCTCGAGCACCTCGGCGAGGTCACCGTGCTCTCGGCGCGCACCTTCCGCATGCTCTGGAAGCGACCCTTCGAGACGCGCTCGACGCTCCACCAGATGGAAATGCTCGGCGTGAAGTCGATGGGCATCGTCAGCGTGACGAGCATCTTCATCGGCATGGTCATGACGATCCAGTTCGCGTTCGGTCTGAAGCGCTTCGGTGGGCTCGAGTACATCCCGCGAGTCATCGTGCTCTCGTTCCTCCGCGAGCTCGCGCCCACCCTCACCGCCGTCATCGTGGGGGGGCGCATCGGCAGCGGCATGACGGCCGAGGTCGGGGCGATGAACGTGACCGAGCAGGTGGACGCGATCCGCGCGCTCGGCGCCGATCCGGCGAAGAAGCTCGTGCTCCCGCGGGTCTTGGCGAGCGTCCTCATCATGCCGGTGCTCAGCGTGTACGCGCTGATCCTGGGCACCGTCGGCGCGATCGTGATTTGCGCCGCCCAGTTCGGGATCGCGCCCAAGAATTTCGTGCTCTCGGCGCTCGAGGTCATCAAGATGGGTGACTTCTTCAGCGGTCTCCTGAAGACGCCGGTGTTCGGGTTCATCATCGGCATCGTCGGGTGCCACTACGGCCTGCGCACCTCGGGCGGCACCGAGGGCGTGGGCCTCTCGACCACGCGCACCGTGGTGGCAGTGAGCATCTCCATCCTCATCGCGGACTTCCTGCTGACCAAGCTCTTCATGCTCTTCATGCCGATGGCCGGTGGCTGAGGCCGATGGCTGATCTGGCCAGCGCCGAGGCGGCCGAGGCGGGGGGTGCGGGCGACGCCACACACCGCGCGCGCGC
This genomic window from Myxococcales bacterium contains:
- a CDS encoding ABC transporter permease, yielding MLWKRPFETRSTLHQMEMLGVKSMGIVSVTSIFIGMVMTIQFAFGLKRFGGLEYIPRVIVLSFLRELAPTLTAVIVGGRIGSGMTAEVGAMNVTEQVDAIRALGADPAKKLVLPRVLASVLIMPVLSVYALILGTVGAIVICAAQFGIAPKNFVLSALEVIKMGDFFSGLLKTPVFGFIIGIVGCHYGLRTSGGTEGVGLSTTRTVVAVSISILIADFLLTKLFMLFMPMAGG
- a CDS encoding cysteine--tRNA ligase; the encoded protein is MSIRLYNSLSQKLEPFEPTVPGEARLYVCGITTYDLAHAGHARTYTTFDVLVRHLRARGLRVTHVRNVTDVDDKIVRRAAENGEEPLALSRRMSDMADADLARLGCQAPDHSPRVSTHIDEIVTLIAALIERGHAYAADTAKGRDVYFAVRSFPSYGKLSRRKIDELLSGARVEVGDIKRDPLDFALWKGSTDEAFGFESPWGKGRPGWHIECSAMAERYLGPHFDIHCGGMDLMFPHHENEIAQSEAAHGPELAKVWMHGGFLNVDSEKMSKSLGNFVTIRDVFERNDPEGFRYFLLGTHYRGPLAFDVEKRPDGRVVFPGVDEAERRVEYLYSTREALLRAAAGHEPKVGNVLQGQAKVVESAAANVLGALDKDLNAPVALSVLAELAKAGNEIVQQVAKLKKDKPAQDEARKLAAACVNALDGSVGPLGLMRAPAEEFFERTRAQRLRIRGLDGAQIEAKVAERREARDQKDFARADALRKELMELGVELQDGEAASTFRVLL